A region from the Lemur catta isolate mLemCat1 chromosome 7, mLemCat1.pri, whole genome shotgun sequence genome encodes:
- the GAL3ST3 gene encoding galactose-3-O-sulfotransferase 3, whose product MPAIVQRLQQATKMMSRRKVLLLVLGCSTVSLLVHQGAQLSWYPKLFPLSCPPLRDSPLRPKHTTVAFLKTHKTAGTTVQNILFRFAERHNLTVALPHPSCEHQFCYPRNFSAHFVHPATRPPHVLASHLRFDRDELARLMPPGTVYVTILREPAAMFESLFSYYNQYCPAFRRVPNASLAAFLRAPEAYYRAGEHFAMFAHNTLAYDLGGDNERSPRDDAAYLARLIRQVEEVFSLVMIAEYFDESLVLLRRLLAWDLDDVLYAKLNARAASSRLAAIPAALARAARAWNALDAGLYDHFNATFWRRVARAGRACVEREARELREARQRLLRRCFGDEPALRPAAQIRTKQLQPWQPSRKVDIMGYDLPSGGAGPATEACLKLAMPEVQYSNYLLRKQKRRGGARARPEPVLDNPPPRPIRALPRSPQGP is encoded by the exons ATGCCAGCCATCGTACAGCGCCTGCAGCAGGCCACCAAGATGATGAGCCGCAGGAAAGTCCTGCTGCTGGTGCTGGGGTGCAGCACTGTGAGCCTCCTTGTCCACCAGGGGGCGCAGCTCAGCTG GTACCCCAAGCTGTTCCCCCTGAGCTGCCCGCCTCTGCGGGACTCGCCGCTGCGCCCCAAGCACACGACCGTGGCCTTCCTGAAGACGCACAAGACGGCCGGCACGACGGTGCAGAACATCCTGTTCCGCTTCGCCGAGCGCCACAACCTGACGGTGGCCCTGCCGCACCCGAGCTGCGAGCACCAGTTCTGCTACCCGCGCAACTTCTCGGCGCACTTCGTGCACCCGGCCACGCGGCCGCCGCACGTGCTGGCCAGCCACCTGCGCTTCGACCGCGACGAGCTCGCGCGCCTCATGCCGCCCGGCACGGTCTACGTCACCATCCTGCGCGAGCCGGCCGCCATGTTCGAGTCGCTCTTCAGCTACTACAACCAGTACTGCCCGGCCTTCCGGCGCGTGCCCAACGCGTCGCTCGCCGCCTTCCTGCGCGCGCCCGAGGCCTACTACCGCGCGGGCGAGCACTTCGCCATGTTCGCGCACAACACGCTGGCCTACGACCTGGGCGGCGACAACGAGCGCAGCCCGCGCGACGACGCCGCCTACCTGGCGCGCCTCATACGCCAGGTGGAGGAGGTGTTCTCGCTCGTCATGATCGCCGAGTACTTCGACGAGTCGCTCGTGCTGCTGCGGCGCCTGCTGGCCTGGGACCTGGACGACGTGCTCTACGCCAAGCTCAACGCGCGCGCCGCCAGCTCGCGCCTGGCCGCCATCCCCGCGGCGCTGGCGCGGGCGGCGCGCGCGTGGAACGCCCTGGACGCCGGGCTCTACGACCACTTCAACGCCACCTTCTGGCGGCGCGTGGCGCGCGCCGGCCGCGCGTGCGTGGAGCGCGAGGCGCGCGAGCTGCGCGAGGCCCGCCAGCGCCTGCTGCGCCGCTGCTTCGGCGACGAGCCCGCGCTGCGGCCGGCCGCGCAGATCCGCACCAAGCAGCTGCAGCCGTGGCAGCCCAGCCGCAAGGTGGACATCATGGGCTACGACCTGCCCAGCGGCGGCGCCGGCCCGGCCACCGAGGCCTGCCTCAAGCTGGCCATGCCCGAGGTGCAGTACTCCAACTACCTGCTGCGCAAGCAGAAGCGCCGCGGCGGCGCGCGGGCCCGGCCCGAGCCGGTCCTGGACAACCCCCCGCCGCGGCCCATCCGAGCGCTGCCCCGCAGCCCCCAGGGCCCCTGA